In the genome of Candidatus Binatia bacterium, the window GCAGCACCGCGGAAAACGTCACGCGGCGGTCGCCGAAGCCGGTCCTCGTTTGCCCGTTACAATTCAACGAAATCGGCAACCCGCTGCTCGCGTACGATGGCAGCCAACGGGCAGCGGCAGCCATGCACTCTGCCGCGGAATTTTGCACCGTGCTCCGGCTGCCCCTAACGGTGCTGACCGTGCACCGCGACGAGGCCACCGGGCGGAAAATTCTCCAGGAGGCGAGCACTTATCTGAAAGCGTACTCCATCGAAGTCAAACTCGAGCTCCAACAAACGGGGAACGCTCCCGAACGGATCGCCAATTACTTGCGCGAACACCGGCACGACTTGCTGTTCATCGGCGCTTACGGTCACAGCCGCATCATCGAACTCGTGCTCGGGAGCACCACGGAGTACGTGCTGCGCAACGCCAGTTGTCCCGTGTTCCTGCACCGATAAGAGGAGGGGTTATGGAACGCCAGCAGTTTACGATCGAGGATGTCCGCGCTTTGGCCAAACGCCTCTCGAACTGGGGCCGCTGGGGCGAAGGCGACGAACTCGGCACCCTCAACTTCATTACGCCGGAGAAAATCGTGCGAGCCGCCAGCCTGGTGCGCCGCGGGCGGGTGTTTTCGCTCGCCATCCCGTTCGACGCGCAGGGCCCGCAAACCGGCTTCGCCGGGCGCGTGAATCCACTGCACTACATGCTACAAGACGGCGGCGACATTGCCTCGGGAGCACAAGACTTCATCCCGGGCCTGCGCTACTGCGATGACGCGATCACCATGCCCCTGCAGTGCGCCACGCAGTGGGACGCCCTTTCGCACATCTTTTTCGACGGCAAGATGTACAACAACCGCGGCCCCGAATGGGTAACGAGTAGCGGAGCCCGCGCGAATTCCATCGATAAGCTCAAGCAAAGCATCGTCTCCCGTGGCGTCCTTCTCGATGTTCCACGTCTGCTCGGCAAGCCTTGGCTCGAAGCCGGCGAAGCCATTTACCCGGAACAACTCGATGCTGCTGCGGAGCGCCAAGGTGTGGCGATCGAGCGTGGGGACATCATACTCGTTCGCACGGGCCAACTGGCACAGGTACGCGCGCAAGGCAGTTGGGGTCAGTATGCTGGCGGCCCCGCGCCGGGCCTCAGCTTGCGTTGTGCGGAGTGGTTTGCGACGCACGAGATCGCGGGCTACGCCACCGACACCTGGGGCACCGAGGTGATTCCCAACGAAACCCCCGATTGCTTCCAGCCGCTGCACTGTGTGGCCATCGTGCACATGGGCATGCTCGTCGGGGAAATTTTCGATCTCGAGGAGCTTGCCAAGGACTGCGCGGAGGATGGCGTTTACGAGTTCCTGTTCGTAGCACCGCCGCTTCCCATCACCGGGGCCGTCGGCTCGCCCGTGAACCCGCAGGCCATCAAGTAAGGTGCTGCTGGCGGCGGTCTCCCTCAGCCCGCAAACGCAGGCAGAACTTCTTCGACAA includes:
- a CDS encoding universal stress protein, which encodes MIKTILVGLDGSEHARTASRYALWLGQKLEATVIGLHVVDIVSIEGSFFHDISGSLGFEPYLDFSSKMREVLHERGKAILEEFRARAVDAGVRHDTILTMGIVPNELADAAKTADLVAIGHRGVNEKFVTGLLGSTAENVTRRSPKPVLVCPLQFNEIGNPLLAYDGSQRAAAAMHSAAEFCTVLRLPLTVLTVHRDEATGRKILQEASTYLKAYSIEVKLELQQTGNAPERIANYLREHRHDLLFIGAYGHSRIIELVLGSTTEYVLRNASCPVFLHR
- a CDS encoding cyclase family protein; the protein is MERQQFTIEDVRALAKRLSNWGRWGEGDELGTLNFITPEKIVRAASLVRRGRVFSLAIPFDAQGPQTGFAGRVNPLHYMLQDGGDIASGAQDFIPGLRYCDDAITMPLQCATQWDALSHIFFDGKMYNNRGPEWVTSSGARANSIDKLKQSIVSRGVLLDVPRLLGKPWLEAGEAIYPEQLDAAAERQGVAIERGDIILVRTGQLAQVRAQGSWGQYAGGPAPGLSLRCAEWFATHEIAGYATDTWGTEVIPNETPDCFQPLHCVAIVHMGMLVGEIFDLEELAKDCAEDGVYEFLFVAPPLPITGAVGSPVNPQAIK